In Moorena sp. SIOASIH, the following proteins share a genomic window:
- a CDS encoding VOC family protein, translating into MKTKGFHHVAIICSDYEKSKQFYVDILGFSIIEETFRSARNSYKLDLQVGDGDRIELFSFPNPPERVSHPEACGLRHLAFKVDDIQASVNYLKSKGLDVEIIRIDEHTGKRFTFFKDPDGLPLEMYES; encoded by the coding sequence ATGAAGACTAAAGGATTTCACCATGTAGCGATTATTTGCTCAGATTATGAAAAATCGAAACAGTTTTATGTGGATATTTTAGGCTTTTCAATTATTGAAGAAACCTTCCGATCTGCTAGAAATTCTTATAAATTGGATTTACAAGTGGGTGATGGCGATAGGATTGAGTTATTTTCGTTTCCTAATCCCCCTGAACGAGTTAGTCATCCAGAAGCTTGCGGATTGAGACATTTAGCATTTAAAGTAGATGATATTCAAGCGTCGGTTAATTATCTCAAATCCAAGGGGTTGGATGTAGAAATAATTAGAATTGATGAGCATACTGGGAAGCGATTTACCTTTTTTAAAGACCCGGATGGATTACCCTTAGAAATGTATGAAAGTTAA
- a CDS encoding DUF29 domain-containing protein yields MTQISNLYYLYDVDNEKWLLETLKLLKEKRLENLDLEHLIEELEGLGRRDKLTVESFLEQIIRHLLLLNYWQDQYDYNANHWQAEIMSFRTQLEEYLTQNLRNHLQENQAKVYQKALKYVRKKTGMMIQFPEDCPYALEQLLDQDWLP; encoded by the coding sequence ATGACTCAAATAAGTAATCTATATTATCTGTATGATGTTGATAATGAAAAATGGTTATTAGAAACCCTGAAACTCCTAAAAGAAAAACGACTAGAAAATCTCGACTTAGAGCATTTAATTGAGGAATTAGAAGGATTGGGACGTCGAGATAAATTAACAGTTGAAAGTTTTTTAGAACAAATTATACGACATTTATTACTCCTGAACTATTGGCAAGACCAATATGACTATAACGCCAATCATTGGCAAGCGGAAATTATGAGTTTTAGAACCCAACTTGAGGAGTATTTAACTCAAAACCTCCGAAATCATTTACAAGAGAATCAAGCCAAAGTTTATCAAAAAGCTTTAAAATATGTCAGAAAAAAAACCGGTATGATGATTCAATTTCCTGAAGACTGTCCCTATGCTCTCGAACAATTATTAGATCAAGATTGGCTCCCTTGA
- a CDS encoding profilin encodes MSWDSYIDNLIAQSKDANGTVHVDRASIIGLDGGAKWTTDAHPHALKLNSDESTNIAKIFKSKDFTGFMTGGISIEGQKYQFLREEDGKVVYGKQKDFGAVTLQASKTAIVIGHCPEGGQQGNANKAVAVIAEYLEGMNM; translated from the coding sequence ATGTCTTGGGATAGCTACATCGATAATCTAATTGCACAATCTAAAGACGCTAATGGAACTGTTCATGTTGATCGAGCTAGTATCATAGGTCTTGATGGTGGTGCTAAGTGGACGACAGATGCTCATCCTCATGCCTTAAAGCTCAATTCTGATGAAAGCACAAACATAGCTAAGATTTTTAAGTCAAAGGATTTCACGGGATTCATGACAGGAGGTATATCGATTGAGGGGCAAAAGTATCAATTTTTGCGAGAGGAAGATGGCAAAGTTGTTTATGGAAAACAGAAAGATTTCGGAGCTGTTACTCTCCAGGCCAGCAAAACGGCTATCGTTATTGGTCACTGTCCAGAAGGTGGCCAACAAGGAAATGCCAATAAGGCAGTTGCAGTTATCGCAGAGTATTTAGAAGGTATGAACATGTAA
- a CDS encoding sodium:proton antiporter, whose amino-acid sequence MEAPFDITALMVLTVMAGISAQVLGKYLRVPGIVFLLLLGILVGRDGLGLVIPEQLGDGLEAIVSLFVALILFEGGLNLDLRSLSKMSDSLRNLVTIGTVIALVGGAIAAHFLGEFPWNLAFLYSALVVVTGPTVIGPLLKQVRVDRQVATLLEGEGVLIDPVGAITAVLVLDVVLNGDTDLVKLISGLLIRLGIGAAIGGSGGWVLSWFLRKADFLDENLKILVVLAGVWDLYGIAQYLQDESGLMTAVVAGIVLSSTATPQLRQLRRFQGQLTILAVSVLFILLAADLSLASILGLGWGGLLTVLALMLVVRPVNIWVCTWNSSLNWRQKLFVSWIGPKGIVSASVASLFAILLAQEGISGGDTVKAMVFLTIIMTVFIQGLTAQVVANLLGVTATNAKGAVIVGSNPLARLIARLFQDQDESVVLIDTSAEAVKEALEENLQAFLSNAMDVEVLEEAGLDSMGTFLAMTKNGEVNFVLAQRAYEEFEPPRVLAVLPKDAQSLNSTPNNVQPALTFDLPLKVWNQYVSEGEVKLVETVLENIGFTYQQTYLQALIDSGKVVPLLRERQNQLQVVRAGEPWQPEDRIICLIHDPKPKLLKRLSGSGTTTTARLTLEKIPTVKEVPMPSPS is encoded by the coding sequence ATGGAAGCGCCTTTTGATATTACAGCACTGATGGTGCTGACGGTTATGGCAGGTATCAGTGCTCAGGTGCTGGGCAAATACTTGAGAGTCCCTGGCATTGTGTTCTTGCTACTGTTAGGTATATTGGTCGGACGTGATGGTCTGGGTTTGGTCATTCCCGAACAGTTAGGGGATGGTCTAGAAGCAATAGTCTCTTTGTTTGTGGCATTAATTTTGTTTGAAGGAGGGCTAAATCTTGACCTGCGTTCCCTGAGTAAAATGTCAGATAGTCTGCGGAACTTGGTGACTATCGGTACAGTTATTGCTTTAGTTGGAGGTGCGATCGCAGCTCATTTCTTGGGTGAATTCCCTTGGAACTTAGCGTTTCTGTATTCTGCCCTAGTGGTGGTCACCGGTCCGACTGTGATTGGTCCGTTGCTCAAACAAGTACGGGTTGATCGACAAGTCGCTACTTTACTCGAAGGAGAAGGGGTTCTGATTGACCCAGTGGGAGCGATTACAGCAGTCTTGGTGCTAGATGTAGTATTAAATGGTGATACGGATCTGGTAAAACTAATCAGCGGTTTACTGATTCGTCTCGGCATTGGTGCTGCCATTGGTGGATCAGGAGGCTGGGTGTTGAGCTGGTTCCTCAGAAAAGCTGATTTTCTTGATGAAAACCTGAAAATTCTGGTAGTGCTAGCAGGGGTATGGGACTTGTATGGGATTGCCCAATATCTCCAGGACGAGTCCGGATTGATGACTGCAGTAGTGGCGGGAATTGTTTTGAGTTCCACTGCTACACCTCAGTTGCGTCAGTTGCGTCGGTTTCAAGGTCAGTTGACAATATTGGCAGTATCTGTTTTATTTATTCTTCTGGCAGCAGACCTGTCCTTGGCCAGTATCCTAGGGCTAGGATGGGGCGGTTTGTTGACTGTATTAGCCCTGATGTTAGTAGTGCGACCCGTCAATATCTGGGTTTGTACTTGGAATAGTTCCCTGAACTGGCGTCAGAAGCTATTTGTCAGTTGGATTGGACCCAAGGGCATTGTTTCAGCATCCGTAGCTTCCTTGTTTGCTATTTTGCTAGCCCAAGAGGGGATAAGTGGAGGGGATACTGTCAAAGCCATGGTATTCCTAACCATTATTATGACCGTGTTTATCCAAGGGCTAACGGCTCAAGTGGTGGCAAATCTGTTGGGAGTCACCGCCACCAATGCCAAAGGTGCTGTGATTGTGGGATCGAATCCTTTGGCTCGCCTGATTGCTCGTCTGTTCCAAGACCAGGATGAGTCTGTGGTACTTATTGATACTAGCGCCGAAGCAGTCAAGGAGGCACTAGAGGAAAATTTACAGGCGTTCTTGAGTAATGCTATGGATGTCGAGGTTTTGGAAGAAGCAGGATTGGACTCCATGGGCACCTTCCTGGCAATGACCAAAAATGGTGAGGTTAACTTTGTGTTGGCTCAACGGGCTTATGAAGAGTTTGAGCCACCGCGAGTGTTGGCAGTATTACCTAAAGATGCCCAAAGCTTGAACTCCACCCCCAATAATGTTCAACCTGCTCTGACCTTTGATCTGCCTCTAAAGGTTTGGAACCAGTATGTGAGCGAAGGGGAAGTAAAGTTGGTGGAAACTGTGCTTGAAAATATTGGGTTTACCTATCAACAGACCTATCTACAAGCACTGATTGATTCCGGAAAGGTAGTACCGCTGTTGAGAGAACGGCAGAATCAGCTACAGGTAGTGCGAGCTGGAGAACCTTGGCAACCAGAAGACCGGATTATCTGCCTGATCCACGACCCGAAACCCAAACTCCTTAAGCGACTATCTGGTTCAGGGACTACCACTACTGCCCGATTGACTTTAGAAAAGATCCCAACTGTTAAGGAGGTACCCATGCCTTCGCCGTCATAA